The Panicum virgatum strain AP13 chromosome 5K, P.virgatum_v5, whole genome shotgun sequence genome has a window encoding:
- the LOC120706487 gene encoding hydroxymethylglutaryl-CoA lyase, mitochondrial-like: MLAAIRQTTRVCSRLASPHASSPAAAAAAAAALASSPVLGSGMSGLERQPAPTVAGIGGTTGRSRGADHPPPRPCSSSGESREGYQWGGVPYQRQPMPHHRKVIAGSNHHVSGASCSSLYQQSCRYFSSSSDQERIRAGNKLISDLPRCVKIVEVGPRDGLQNEKDTVPTPVKVELIRRLAASGLSIVEATSFVSPKWVPQLADAKDVMEAVRNTEGVRLPVLTPNIKGFEAAIAAGAKEIAVFASASEGFSKSNINCTIKESLARYNDVALAAKEREINVRGYVSCVVGCPVDGPVPPSNVAYVAKELYDMGCYEVSLGDTIGVGTPGTVVPMLEAAMSVVPVEKLAVHFHDTYGQSLSNILISLQMGVSVVDSSVAGLGGCPYAKGASGNVATEDVVYMLNGLGIRTGVDLGKVMAAGEFICKHLGRQSGSKAATALSKVTAKASKL; the protein is encoded by the exons ATGCTGGCGGCGATCCGGCAAACCACCAGGGTCTGCTCTAGGCTCGCTTCTCCGCACgcctcctcgcccgccgccgccgctgctgctgcggcggcgctggcgagctCCCCCGTGCTGGGCTCCGGGATGAGCGGCCTGGAGAGGCAGCCCGCTCCTACGGTTGCCGGGATCGGCGGCACTACGGGGAGGAGTCGCGGGGCCGATCACCCGCCACCGCGGCCTTGCAGCTCGTCCGGCGAGTCGAG GGAAGGATATCAGTGGGGCGGAGTGCCGTATCAAAGGCAGCCGATGCCACATCATCGCAAAGTGATCGCTGGATCTAACCATCATGTTTCTGGTGCAAGCTGTTCCTCACTGTATCAGCAGAGTTGCAGATATTTTTCATCCTCTTCTGATCAGGAGAGGATACGGGCTGGAAACAAG CTTATAAGTGATCTGCCAAGGTGTGTAAAAATTGTGGAAGTTGGGCCACGAGATGGACTGCAAAATGAAAAGGACACTGTACCAACACCTGTAAAGGTTGAGCTTATACGGAGACTGGCTGCCTCGGGATTATCCATTGTTGAGGCAACTAGTTTCGTATCTCCAAAATGGGTACCACAG CTAGCTGATGCAAAAGATGTCATGGAAGCAGTTCGGAATACTGAGGGTGTACGTCTTCCTGTATTGACCCCAAACATTAAG GGGTTTGAGGCAGCTATTGCAGCAGGGGCAAAAGAAATTGCAGTATTTGCATCAGCTTCTGAAGGATTTTCAAAGTCAAACATAAACTGCACAATCAAAGAGAGTCTTGCCCGCTATAATGATGTTGCTCTTGCTGCCAAAGAGAGAGAAATTAATGTCCGAGG GTACGTCTCTTGTGTGGTTGGATGCCCAGTAGATGGACCAGTACCACCGTCAAATGTAGCTTATGTAGCCAAAGAGCTTTATGACATGGGCTGCTATGAGGTTTCACTTGGCGATACCATTGGAGTTGGTACCCCAG GCACCGTGGTTCCAATGCTTGAGGCCGCCATGTCTGTTGTTCCTGTGGAGAAGCTTGCTGTTCATTTCCACGACACCTACGGGCAATCTCTCTCAAACATTCTCATCTCTCTCCAG ATGGGCGTCAGTGTCGTGGATTCCTCCGTCGCCGGCCTTGGCGGCTGCCCTTATGCAAAGGGCGCGTCAGGTAACGTCGCGACCGAGGACGTAGTGTACATGCTCAACGGGTTGGGTATCAGGACAGGCGTCGACCTGGGCAAGGTGATGGCTGCAGGCGAGTTCATCTGCAAGCACTTAGGACGCCAGTCTGGTTCCAAGGCTGCGACTGCACTGAGCAAGGTTACTGCAAAAGCCTCAAAACTCTGA
- the LOC120706488 gene encoding Holliday junction resolvase MOC1, chloroplastic-like isoform X1, giving the protein MAAAAAAAGAASAAVAANHDPMNALRAAALRRSAPHWSAAAASFFSPPFRPRRCRIRRAPAPAPAAAARTPRSRASAKARAKLLAEAEPRDPWLASLSLLPTDDTAGADAAPNGWAIGVDPDTGGAIAVLSPDGSSQVFDNPFVHIVVSEVIRKRLDTKSIIQLLRRLDAPPGTTAYIEKSSPFPTDGKLGWWSTGFSYGLWIASLVASGFSVVPVASQTWKAYFGLSRSESPKDDSRQAASILFPDKTLSLKLKKHHGRAEALLLAAYGKGLVLPSGKFSKTPT; this is encoded by the exons atggcagccgccgccgcggcggccggagctgcGTCGGCCGCCGTCGCTGCTAACCACGACCCCATGAACGCGCTCCGCGCTGCCGCCCTCCGTCGCTCCGCGCCGCactggtccgccgccgccgcgtccttcttCTCCCCGCCCTtccgcccccgccgctgccgcattcgccgcgcgcccgctccagctcccgccgcggccgcccgtaCCCCGAGGTCCCGCGCGAGTGCCAAGGCCCGGGCGAAGCTCCTGGCGGAGGCCGAGCCCCGGGACCCCTGGCTCGCCTCCCTCTCGCTGCTACCGACCGATGACACCGCCGGTGCGGACGCCGCCCCCAATGGGTGGGCGATTGGCGTGGATCCTGACACCGGCGGTGCCATCGCCGTCCTCTCGCCGGACGGCTCCTCTCAG GTGTTCGACAACCCGTTCGTGCACATTGTGGTGTCAGAGGTCATCCGGAAGCGTCTTGACACGAAGTCCATCATCCAGCTGCTTCGAAGGCTTGATGCACCTCCTG GAACTACGGCATACATTGAGAAGTCTAGTCCATTTCCAACTGATGGAAAGCTG GGATGGTGGAGTACAGGCTTTTCATATGGCTTGTGGATTGCTTCTCTAGTGGCTTCTGGGTTTTCAGTTGTTCCGGTTGCATCGCAGACATGGAAGGCTTATTTTGGGCTATCTCGAAGTGAGTCTCCAAAG GATGATAGCAGACAAGCTGCATCCATTTTGTTCCCTGACAAAACTCTATCCCTGAAGTTGAAAAAACATCATG GGAGAGCAGAGGCTCTTCTGTTAGCAGCCTATGGGAAAGGCCTTGTGCTACCATCAGGGAAGTTCAGCAAAACCCCAACTTGA
- the LOC120706486 gene encoding rab escort protein 1-like, giving the protein MADEPAAAGGSAADSHDYPTIDPTSFDVVLCGTGLPESVLAAACAAAGKTVLHVDPSPFYGSLYSSIPLPSLQSFLSPDPPPSSSTAAAVAGSDSHTVVDLRRRGVYSEVETSGTVPKPARRFTVDLVGPRVLYCADEAVDLLLRSGGSHHVEFKSVDGGSLLYWEGCLYPVPDSKGAIFRDTTLKLLEKNAFYKFFNLVKAHIAATSAPADEMGEGDAAAMISEEHLDRPFVEFLTQQGLSPKMRAVVLYAIAMADYDQDGPDPSDKLITTREGIQTIALYSASIGRFANAEGAFIYPMYGHGELPQAFCRCAAVKGALYVLRMPVAALLMDEEKKHFVGARLASGQDILCKQLIIDPSYKIPTLDAPFDDPGSKFPRKVARGICIFSNSVKQGSSNVLVIFPPKSLEEEQVAAVRLLQLSSNLAICPPGMFMAYLSTPCTDASAGKQFIRKAIDALFSPQDSDGSEGHLETTSCTDDVKPTLIWSCVYVQEIAQEMSGPLLSCPMPDENLDYRNILESTKKLFAGIYPDEEFLPKKSAPVYADDDSDSAE; this is encoded by the exons ATGGCGgacgagcccgccgccgctggcggcaGCGCTGCGGACTCGCACGACTACCCCACCATCGACCCCACCTCGTTCGACGTCGTGCTCTGCGGCACGGGGCTCCCGGAGtccgtgctcgccgccgcctgcgccgccgccgggaagaCGGTCCTCCACGTCGATCCCAGCCCGTTCTACGGCTCCCTCTACTCCTCCATCCCGCTCCCGTCCCTCCAGTCCTTCCTCTCCCCCGACCCTCCCCCGTCCTCATcgaccgcggcggcggtcgccggCTCCGATTCGCACACCGTCGTcgatctccgccgccgcggcgtgtaCTCGGAGGTCGAGACCTCGGGGACCGTCCCCAAGCCGGCGAGGCGGTTCACCGTCGATCTCGTGGGGCCCCGGGTGCTGTACTGCGCCGACGAGGCCGTGGACCTCCTCCTGCGCTCGGGGGGCAGCCACCATGTGGAATTCAAGAGCGTGGACGGGGGCAGCCTCCTCTACTGGGAGGGCTGCCTCTACCCTGTGCCAGACTCGAAGGGGGCCATCTTCAGGGACACCACACTCAAGCTCTTGGAGAAGAACGCCTTCTACAAGTTCTTCAATCTTGTCAAGGCGCACATTGCTGCCACATCAGCTCCTGCTGATGAGATGGGAGAGGGGGATGCGGCTGCCATGATATCCGAGGAGCACCTGGACCGCCCCTTTGTTGAGTTCCTTACGCAACAGGGCCTTTCTCCCAAGATGAGAGC GGTTGTGCTTTATGCGATTGCCATGGCTGATTATGATCAAGATGGTCCTGACCCAAGtgataaattaattacaacGAGGGAGGGAATCCAGACCATTGCTCTGTACTCGGCATCTATTGGGAG GTTTGCTAATGCAGAAGGTGCTTTCATTTACCCTATGTATGGGCATGGTGAGCTACCTCAAGCTTTCTGTCGCTGTGCTGCGGTTAAGGGTGCCCTATAT GTGTTGCGGATGCCAGTGGCTGCACTTCTTATGGATGAG GAAAAGAAGCATTTTGTAGGTGCCAGATTGGCATCTGGTCAGGATATTTTGTGCAAACAGTTGATAATTGATCCATCATACAAAATTCCTACCTTGGATGCACCGTTTGATGATCCAGGTTCAAAGTTTCCAAGAAAAGTTGCAAGGGGAATATGCATATTCAGCAATTCTGTGAAACAGGGTTCATCAAATGTTCTGGTTATTTTTCCTCCAAAGT CACTAGAAGAGGAGCAGGTTGCAGCTGTACGGCTTCTTCAGTTGAGCAGCAATCTCGCAATATGCCCTCCTGGAAT GTTTATGGCATATCTGTCTACTCCCTGTACCGATGCCTCCGCCGGAAAGCAATTCATCAGAAAGGCAATAGATGCTCTTTTTAGCCCACAGGATTCAGATGGCTCGGAAGGCCACCTTGAGACAACCAGTTGCACTGATGATGTGAAACCAACATTAATCTGGAGCTGTGTGTATGTTCAAGAGATCGCACAG GAAATGTCTGGTCCTTTACTATCATGCCCCATGCCTGATGAAAATCTGGACTACAGGAACATACTGGAATCAACAAAAAAG ttatttgctggTATCTATCCTGATGAAGAATTCTTGCCTAAAAAGTCAGCTCCTGTATATGCTGATGATGACTCTGATTCCGCCGAGTAA
- the LOC120706488 gene encoding Holliday junction resolvase MOC1, chloroplastic-like isoform X2 translates to MAAAAAAAGAASAAVAANHDPMNALRAAALRRSAPHWSAAAASFFSPPFRPRRCRIRRAPAPAPAAAARTPRSRASAKARAKLLAEAEPRDPWLASLSLLPTDDTAGADAAPNGWAIGVDPDTGGAIAVLSPDGSSQVFDNPFVHIVVSEVIRKRLDTKSIIQLLRRLDAPPGTTAYIEKSSPFPTDGKLGWWSTGFSYGLWIASLVASGFSVVPVASQTWKAYFGLSRSESPKGEQRLFC, encoded by the exons atggcagccgccgccgcggcggccggagctgcGTCGGCCGCCGTCGCTGCTAACCACGACCCCATGAACGCGCTCCGCGCTGCCGCCCTCCGTCGCTCCGCGCCGCactggtccgccgccgccgcgtccttcttCTCCCCGCCCTtccgcccccgccgctgccgcattcgccgcgcgcccgctccagctcccgccgcggccgcccgtaCCCCGAGGTCCCGCGCGAGTGCCAAGGCCCGGGCGAAGCTCCTGGCGGAGGCCGAGCCCCGGGACCCCTGGCTCGCCTCCCTCTCGCTGCTACCGACCGATGACACCGCCGGTGCGGACGCCGCCCCCAATGGGTGGGCGATTGGCGTGGATCCTGACACCGGCGGTGCCATCGCCGTCCTCTCGCCGGACGGCTCCTCTCAG GTGTTCGACAACCCGTTCGTGCACATTGTGGTGTCAGAGGTCATCCGGAAGCGTCTTGACACGAAGTCCATCATCCAGCTGCTTCGAAGGCTTGATGCACCTCCTG GAACTACGGCATACATTGAGAAGTCTAGTCCATTTCCAACTGATGGAAAGCTG GGATGGTGGAGTACAGGCTTTTCATATGGCTTGTGGATTGCTTCTCTAGTGGCTTCTGGGTTTTCAGTTGTTCCGGTTGCATCGCAGACATGGAAGGCTTATTTTGGGCTATCTCGAAGTGAGTCTCCAAAG GGAGAGCAGAGGCTCTTCTGTTAG
- the LOC120706485 gene encoding rhomboid-like protein 20, whose protein sequence is MQGGVSGFQNAPVTRAVVLTSGLLSVVFSAQRRARALGISYQEIITNFRLWKIFPSVFAFQSTPELMFGLYLLYYFRVFERQIGSNKYSVFCLFTITVSSLLEILSLVILKDTNYISTLASGPYGLIFSSFVPFFLDIPITSRFRIFGLNFSDKSFIYLAGLQLLLSSWKRSLIPGIFGLVAGSLYRLNVFGIRKMKILQVISSFFARYFAPSPGSTPRPSRTVVGNTPSQRGRAVQNQSSTGFAPMVEPPESSVAMLVSMGFDGNDARQALIRARNDINVATNILLEVQSR, encoded by the exons ATGCAGGGCGGCGTCTCCGGATTCC AGAACGCGCCGGTGACGCGGGCGGTCGTTCTAACCAGCGGCCTCCTCTCCGTCGTTTTCAGCGCGCAACGTCGCGCGCGCGCCCTCGGCATCTCATACCAG GAAATTATAACAAATTTCCGTTTATGGAAGATATTCCCATCCGTGTTTGCTTTCCAGTCAACACCAGAGTTAATGTTTGGGCTGTACCTTCTCTATTACTTCCGTGTGTTTGAGAGGCAGATTGGATCTAACAAATACTCG GTTTTTTGCTTGTTCACTATCACAGTGTCATCACTTCTTGAGATCCTATCATTGGTTATCCTGAAAG ATACAAATTACATCAGCACACTTGCATCTGGACCTTATGGTCTTATATTTTCCTCATTTGTTCCATTCTTTCTTGACATTCCGATCACATCACGGTTCCGTATCTTTGGCCTAAATTTCAGCGACAAATCATTCATTTACCTAGCTGGTCTTCAG CTTCTTTTATCTTCTTGGAAGCGCTCCCTTATTCCTGGTATATTTGGTCTGGTTGCTGGTTCTCTCTATCGTCTAAATGTGTTCGGCATCCGCAAAATGAAG ATTCTACAGgttatttcatcattttttgCAAGATACTTTGCCCCTTCGCCAGGAAGTACGCCTCGTCCTTCCAGGACTGTTGTTGGAAACACACCGTCTCAAAGAGGCCGTGCTGTTCAG AATCAGTCATCTACTGGATTTGCACCTATGGTGGAACCTCCAGAGTCCTCTGTTGCTATGCTGGTCTCGATGGGCTTTGATGGCAATGACGCTAGACAGGCACTCATTAGAGCTAGAAATGACATCAATGTGGCAACGAACATCCTACTCGAAGTACAGTCTCGTTGA